Genomic window (Salvelinus namaycush isolate Seneca chromosome 10, SaNama_1.0, whole genome shotgun sequence):
CTCCTGAATGTCAGACGGCGCCCCGTTCAGGAGGTAATCCTTCAGTGCGCCGCACGCCTTGGCCAGGTTGGGCTGTGTCACCTCTGGCGTACACCGGTGCTTGGTGAGGTCACAGGAAGTGCGACAGTCAGCACCGTACAGACAGTCCTCTTCCGTGTCGCACCGCCGCTCCCTCATGGCTTTCTGGAAGGTGGCCTCAGGGACAATGTGGTGAGTGTCCATCACCTTCAGGTCGTGGCGGTCGTTGTAACCGAAGCCGTCCGCGCTCATGTCACACATGAGGAAGGAGCCGAAGGTCCCGTGGAAGACATCCTCAACGAGCTCCAGGAGGCCGATGGAGATCTTGGCCTTGCGGGGCCAGGAGGGCGTGAACCACTGGTCCATGCTGCGTCGTACCCCCGCGGGGATCCACAGCTCCACCACCCAGGGCAGGCTGATGCCGTACAGGGGAGCATAGGGCACCTTCTCCATCATGTACAAGTTCAGAGAAAAAGGGAATAAGAGAGATGGGGGGGTATTgaaagaggcagaggagagagagctgtgaTGACTTTCATCACACTCATGATTTGAATCAATGTATCATGATTACTGGATAATTTGTGTTGTCTGAAGAAAATAATCCCTGGTTTTTTTCTTCATAAATGAGCATTCCTATTAGTTTACCTTCTCCATCACATACAGGTCCCCACAGAAGCCCAGGAGCCTAGGGGTGTGCTCTCTGTCCTGCAGGACTATTGCTAGCAGAAACTCATTGAGCTGGAGAAGAGCCCACGTGGAGCGGGCCTCCGGCAAGGAGATGAGGCCATCTTTGTTGTAGTCGGCCACGGAGAAAACCAGGCTCACCAGGTCTGGAAGGTTGGCCTGTTCACCCACCTTGGTCTGAAGAGAAATAAGGGGTAAGAGATACCTTCGTAACAGAACTGCATTAATGAACACGCTAGCCACTAAAGTCATAACACACTAATAAAGATGGCAATAAGTTACGTGAATGTGAATACTGTGACAAAATATCAATTAGCATTTATGAAATATTGGTGCACTGATTATAAatgcataatgtatggattatgaatgtgttatgaagaCCTTCAAATAAGTGTTGCAGACATGAACCTATTAATAAAAGCTGGTAGTCTAATGAATCACACTGGGATGAGATGACAGTATTCTGACCTTGAGGTGGCTGAGGACCATCTCTTTGAACTTCTCCACGGAAGTTCCCTTGGTGGGCTTGTTGAAGGGAGATGCCTCCTTCCTGTGCTCCATCTCTGCT
Coding sequences:
- the LOC120054539 gene encoding divergent protein kinase domain 1A-like isoform X2, with amino-acid sequence MKYLFFSWLAVFVGSWVVYVEYSSYSELCRGHECKNSICDKYRKGVIDGSACRSLCEKDTLYLGKCLSAKPNNQTKVGEQANLPDLVSLVFSVADYNKDGLISLPEARSTWALLQLNEFLLAIVLQDREHTPRLLGFCGDLYVMEKVPYAPLYGISLPWVVELWIPAGVRRSMDQWFTPSWPRKAKISIGLLELVEDVFHGTFGSFLMCDMSADGFGYNDRHDLKVMDTHHIVPEATFQKAMRERRCDTEEDCLYGADCRTSCDLTKHRCTPEVTQPNLAKACGALKDYLLNGAPSDIQEELEKQLYACIALKGSAEQMEMEHSLILNNLKSLLWKKISHTKDS
- the LOC120054539 gene encoding divergent protein kinase domain 1A-like isoform X1 yields the protein MKYLFFSWLAVFVGSWVVYVEYSSYSELCRGHECKNSICDKYRKGVIDGSACRSLCEKDTLYLGKCLSAKPNNQVYSGGWGDLEGVIKCQMEEIPHYNLGAEMEHRKEASPFNKPTKGTSVEKFKEMVLSHLKTKVGEQANLPDLVSLVFSVADYNKDGLISLPEARSTWALLQLNEFLLAIVLQDREHTPRLLGFCGDLYVMEKVPYAPLYGISLPWVVELWIPAGVRRSMDQWFTPSWPRKAKISIGLLELVEDVFHGTFGSFLMCDMSADGFGYNDRHDLKVMDTHHIVPEATFQKAMRERRCDTEEDCLYGADCRTSCDLTKHRCTPEVTQPNLAKACGALKDYLLNGAPSDIQEELEKQLYACIALKGSAEQMEMEHSLILNNLKSLLWKKISHTKDS